One window from the genome of Burkholderiales bacterium encodes:
- the queC gene encoding 7-cyano-7-deazaguanine synthase QueC, which yields MSQRDAIVLLSGGLDSATTLAIARAEGFRCHCLSVDYGQRHRAELEAAARVARSVGAAEHRVVSLNLSVFGGSALTDTRLGVPTGGSAPDTIPITYVPARNTILLSLALAWAEVLGAQDIFIGANAVDYPGYPDCRPEYLAAFERMANLATRAAVEGRPTRIHAPLIALTKADIIRRGVALGVDFGLTVSCYQADEAGRACGVCDACLFRRKGFEEAGLPDPTRYA from the coding sequence TTGAGCCAACGCGACGCCATCGTTTTGCTTTCCGGCGGACTTGATTCCGCCACCACCCTTGCCATCGCCCGCGCGGAGGGTTTCCGCTGCCATTGCCTGTCCGTGGATTACGGTCAACGCCACCGGGCGGAACTCGAGGCGGCCGCGCGCGTGGCCCGCTCCGTCGGCGCCGCCGAACATCGGGTGGTGAGCCTAAACCTCTCCGTCTTCGGCGGCTCCGCCCTCACCGACACGCGTCTTGGCGTGCCCACCGGCGGCAGCGCGCCCGACACCATCCCCATCACTTACGTGCCCGCGCGCAACACCATCCTCCTTTCCCTGGCCCTGGCGTGGGCGGAGGTGCTGGGCGCCCAGGACATTTTCATCGGCGCCAATGCCGTGGATTACCCGGGCTACCCCGACTGCCGGCCGGAATATCTGGCAGCCTTCGAGCGCATGGCAAATCTCGCCACCCGCGCCGCAGTGGAAGGGCGACCCACCCGCATCCACGCGCCCCTCATTGCCCTGACCAAGGCCGACATCATCCGCCGGGGGGTGGCCCTGGGCGTCGATTTCGGCCTCACCGTCTCCTGCTACCAGGCGGACGAAGCGGGGCGCGCCTGCGGCGTCTGCGACGCCTGCCTGTTCCGCCGCAAAGGTTTCGAAGAAGCGGGGCTGCCCGACCCCACCCGTTACGCCTGA
- the queE gene encoding 7-carboxy-7-deazaguanine synthase QueE, whose protein sequence is MKVDFSLPLRVTEIFHSLQGESTRAGLRTVFVRLTGCPLRCTYCDTEYAFTGGRTLTLGAVLEEVARYDTPYVCVTGGEPLAQKHCLALLAALCEAGYQVSLETSGALDIAPVDERVARIMDIKTPDSGEVEKNRWENLASLRATDEVKFVLCSEADYRWACGVMETHGLVARCPVLFSPAWGRLEPRRLAEWMLRDRVPARFQLQLHKILWGGEPGR, encoded by the coding sequence ATGAAGGTGGATTTTTCCCTGCCCCTGCGGGTGACGGAGATTTTCCATTCGCTGCAGGGGGAGTCCACCCGCGCCGGGCTGCGCACGGTGTTCGTGCGGCTCACCGGTTGTCCCCTGCGCTGCACCTATTGCGACACCGAATATGCTTTCACCGGCGGCCGCACGCTGACCCTCGGCGCAGTGCTGGAGGAGGTGGCCCGCTATGACACACCCTATGTGTGCGTCACCGGCGGCGAGCCGCTCGCACAGAAGCATTGCCTGGCGCTGCTTGCCGCCCTGTGCGAGGCGGGTTACCAGGTCTCGCTGGAAACGAGCGGCGCGCTGGATATTGCACCGGTGGACGAGCGGGTGGCGCGCATCATGGACATCAAGACACCCGATTCGGGCGAAGTGGAAAAAAACCGCTGGGAGAATCTCGCCAGTCTCCGCGCCACGGACGAAGTCAAATTCGTGCTCTGCAGCGAAGCCGATTACCGCTGGGCCTGCGGCGTGATGGAAACGCACGGCCTGGTCGCCCGCTGCCCGGTCCTCTTTTCCCCCGCCTGGGGGAGGCTCGAGCCCCGGCGCCTGGCGGAATGGATGCTGCGGGATAGGGTACCGGCGCGTTTCCAACTTCAGTTGCATAAGATTCTCTGGGGCGGGGAGCCGGGACGCTGA
- a CDS encoding CNP1-like family protein: MRAVLLCLSLLFLTSPAARGAWGDFDFEFDNEKPWVELQAKLPAFPDLDAALSFFVSAASDNRFFIDPASLSVGEDDVVRYTLIVRSPAGATNITFEGIRCRTREFKIYAFGRNGEWSRNRYAQWAPIRYQDRNRQHHVLYFDFFCPGGIIARDAAEIVFALKRGRHPRAEAP; this comes from the coding sequence ATGCGCGCCGTTTTGCTTTGCCTTTCCCTCCTCTTCCTCACCTCGCCTGCCGCGCGGGGGGCGTGGGGTGATTTCGACTTCGAATTCGACAATGAAAAACCCTGGGTGGAGCTGCAGGCCAAGCTACCGGCGTTTCCGGACCTCGACGCGGCGCTGTCGTTTTTCGTTTCCGCCGCCAGCGACAACCGCTTTTTTATCGACCCCGCCTCCCTCTCCGTCGGGGAGGACGACGTGGTGCGCTACACGCTGATCGTGCGCTCACCGGCCGGCGCCACCAACATCACCTTCGAGGGCATCCGCTGCCGCACGCGGGAATTCAAGATCTACGCCTTCGGCCGCAACGGGGAGTGGTCCCGCAATCGTTACGCGCAATGGGCCCCCATCCGTTACCAGGACCGCAACCGCCAGCACCATGTGCTCTACTTCGATTTTTTCTGTCCCGGCGGAATCATCGCCAGGGACGCCGCGGAAATCGTCTTCGCCCTCAAGCGGGGCCGCCATCCGCGGGCGGAGGCGCCATGA
- a CDS encoding cyclopropane-fatty-acyl-phospholipid synthase family protein, translating to MLKLVETRLKKHNLPVALELWNGQSLALAQTPKVTVRINRPNALLHLANPSLGKLAKSYVERDIDLSGSTRDIIRLGESLCDDVMCVDKKGSRFLSWWRHSKPSDRKNISYHYDVSNDFYGLWLDKRRVYSCAYFRTADDTLEVAQEQKLEHICRKLHLKPGERLLDIGCGWGGLILWAAERHGVHATGITLSQNQYEYVKEQISRQGLAGRVEVHLMDYRDVPEKEPFDKIASVGMFEHVGRANLGKYFAKIHRLLKPGGLVMNHGITAAQRHAKGLGSDISEFIDQYVFPGGELVHISEVLEALSEQGLETWDAECLRPHYARTLWHWVERLEANAAEAKRLVGEEKFRIWQIYMAGSAHAFERGWMSLFQVLAGKPLPDGRLPYPLTREHVYG from the coding sequence ATGCTCAAGCTGGTAGAGACGCGCCTCAAAAAACACAATCTGCCGGTGGCGCTGGAACTATGGAACGGCCAGTCGCTTGCCCTTGCGCAAACACCGAAGGTGACGGTGCGCATCAACCGGCCCAACGCCCTGCTGCATCTTGCCAACCCGAGTCTCGGCAAGCTCGCCAAGAGCTACGTGGAACGGGACATCGACCTTAGCGGCAGCACGCGCGACATCATCCGCCTTGGGGAATCCCTTTGCGATGACGTCATGTGCGTGGACAAGAAAGGCAGCCGCTTCCTTTCCTGGTGGCGGCACTCCAAGCCGTCCGACCGCAAAAACATCAGCTACCACTACGACGTCTCCAACGATTTTTACGGCCTGTGGCTCGACAAGCGGCGGGTGTATTCCTGCGCCTATTTCCGCACCGCCGACGACACCCTGGAGGTGGCGCAGGAACAGAAGCTGGAACACATCTGCCGCAAGCTCCACTTGAAACCAGGGGAACGCCTCCTCGACATCGGCTGCGGCTGGGGCGGCCTCATCCTCTGGGCCGCCGAGCGTCACGGCGTCCACGCCACGGGCATCACCCTCAGCCAAAACCAGTACGAATACGTGAAGGAACAGATTAGCCGGCAGGGGCTTGCCGGCCGCGTCGAGGTGCACCTCATGGACTACCGGGACGTGCCGGAGAAGGAACCCTTCGACAAGATCGCCTCGGTGGGCATGTTCGAGCACGTGGGGCGCGCCAATCTGGGCAAATATTTCGCCAAGATCCATCGCCTGCTCAAACCCGGCGGCCTGGTCATGAACCATGGCATCACCGCCGCCCAGCGCCACGCCAAGGGGCTCGGCAGCGACATCAGCGAATTCATCGACCAATACGTTTTCCCCGGGGGCGAGCTCGTGCACATCTCCGAAGTGCTGGAAGCCCTCTCGGAACAGGGCCTGGAAACCTGGGACGCCGAATGCCTGCGCCCCCATTACGCGCGCACCCTCTGGCACTGGGTGGAACGACTGGAAGCCAATGCCGCCGAAGCCAAACGGCTGGTGGGGGAGGAGAAATTCCGCATCTGGCAGATTTACATGGCCGGCTCCGCCCACGCCTTCGAGCGCGGCTGGATGTCCCTCTTCCAGGTGCTCGCCGGCAAACCCCTGCCGGACGGCCGTCTCCCCTACCCCCTGACGAGGGAGCACGTCTACGGCTGA
- a CDS encoding DUF3501 family protein: MPKLTRADLLSLEEYAKARPKIRDKVMAHKKNRTVHLGPHMTLIFEDSLTISYQVQEMLRAERIFEEEGIQDELDAYNPLIPDGTNWKVTQMIEYPDPEERLRMLRRLKGIEDRTWVRVAGFDKVYAIADEDLERENEEKTSSVHFLRFELTPAMIAAVKSGAAIGVGVDHPEYTAAVEPLPEAVRASIAQDLA; encoded by the coding sequence ATGCCGAAACTGACCCGAGCCGACCTGCTTTCCCTGGAAGAGTACGCCAAGGCGCGGCCGAAAATCCGCGACAAGGTCATGGCCCACAAGAAAAACCGCACCGTCCACCTGGGCCCTCACATGACCCTCATCTTCGAGGACTCCCTCACCATCAGCTACCAGGTGCAGGAAATGCTGCGTGCCGAGCGCATCTTCGAGGAGGAAGGCATCCAGGACGAGCTCGATGCCTACAACCCCTTGATTCCCGACGGCACCAACTGGAAGGTCACGCAGATGATCGAATACCCCGACCCCGAAGAACGCCTGCGCATGCTGCGGCGTCTCAAGGGCATCGAGGATCGCACCTGGGTGCGGGTCGCGGGATTCGACAAGGTCTATGCCATCGCCGACGAAGACCTGGAGCGGGAAAACGAAGAGAAAACCTCCTCCGTGCATTTCCTCCGCTTCGAACTCACCCCCGCCATGATCGCCGCGGTGAAAAGCGGCGCCGCCATCGGCGTGGGGGTGGATCATCCGGAATACACCGCAGCCGTCGAGCCCCTGCCCGAGGCGGTGCGCGCCTCCATCGCCCAGGACCTCGCCTGA
- a CDS encoding Fe-S oxidoreductase has protein sequence MTVREGSLEAPTRHPIDWKNPDFYDEAKLYQELERVYDICHGCRRCVSLCTAFPTLFDLVDASPTMEVDGVKKEDYWKVVDQCYLCDLCFMTKCPYVPPHEWNVDFPHLMLRAKAIKFRKGEVRFRDKLLSSTDALGKLATIPVVVQTVNALNRNGPARRVMDSVLGIHKDRVLPEYSPARFRAHARPRDDFPVKDGQRTPGKVAIYATCYVNYNEPGIGHDLLKILEHNEIPVRLVEKEACCGMPKLELGDLDAVAQLAQTNIPHLARLAREGYAILTAVPSCTLMYKQELPLMFPDDADVKAVQEAMFDPFEYLVLRRLDGLLKTDFKKPLGKVSYHIPCHLRVQNMGQKTRELLQLVPDTTINVVERCSGHDGTWGVKSEFFANSMKIGKPVFRAMAEPGPDYVSSDCAIAGRHIMQGMGEGTRAQKAHPLTLLRIAYGL, from the coding sequence ATGACCGTACGCGAAGGCAGCCTGGAAGCCCCCACCCGACACCCCATCGACTGGAAGAATCCGGACTTCTACGACGAGGCCAAGCTCTATCAGGAGCTGGAGCGCGTCTATGACATCTGCCACGGCTGCCGGCGCTGCGTGAGCCTGTGTACGGCCTTCCCCACCCTCTTCGACCTGGTGGACGCGTCGCCCACCATGGAGGTGGACGGCGTGAAAAAGGAGGACTACTGGAAGGTCGTGGACCAGTGCTACCTGTGTGACCTCTGCTTCATGACCAAATGCCCCTACGTGCCCCCCCACGAGTGGAACGTGGATTTTCCCCACCTCATGCTGCGCGCCAAGGCGATCAAGTTCCGCAAGGGCGAGGTGCGTTTCCGCGACAAGCTGCTTTCCTCCACCGACGCGCTGGGGAAACTGGCCACCATTCCCGTGGTGGTGCAGACCGTCAACGCCCTCAACCGCAACGGTCCAGCGCGCCGCGTCATGGACAGCGTGCTCGGCATCCACAAGGATCGGGTGCTGCCCGAATATAGCCCCGCCCGGTTCCGCGCCCATGCCCGTCCCCGGGACGACTTCCCGGTCAAAGACGGCCAGCGCACCCCGGGCAAGGTGGCCATCTACGCCACCTGTTACGTCAACTACAACGAACCGGGCATCGGCCATGACCTGCTGAAAATCCTGGAGCACAACGAGATTCCGGTGCGCCTGGTGGAAAAGGAGGCCTGCTGCGGCATGCCTAAGCTGGAACTGGGCGATCTGGATGCGGTGGCGCAGCTTGCCCAAACCAACATTCCGCATCTTGCCAGACTGGCGCGGGAGGGCTATGCCATCCTCACCGCCGTGCCTTCCTGCACGCTGATGTACAAGCAGGAGCTGCCCCTCATGTTCCCGGACGATGCCGACGTCAAGGCGGTGCAGGAAGCGATGTTCGACCCCTTCGAATATCTGGTGCTGCGCCGGCTCGATGGTCTGCTCAAGACCGACTTCAAGAAACCCCTGGGCAAGGTCTCCTACCACATCCCCTGCCATCTGCGGGTGCAGAACATGGGACAGAAGACCCGCGAGTTACTTCAGCTCGTGCCGGACACGACGATCAACGTGGTGGAACGCTGCTCGGGCCATGACGGCACCTGGGGGGTGAAAAGCGAGTTCTTCGCCAACTCCATGAAGATCGGCAAGCCGGTCTTCCGCGCCATGGCCGAGCCGGGTCCCGATTACGTCTCCTCCGACTGCGCCATCGCCGGCCGCCACATCATGCAGGGCATGGGCGAAGGGACGCGGGCGCAGAAGGCCCATCCCCTCACCCTGCTGCGCATTGCCTACGGACTGTGA
- a CDS encoding rubrerythrin family protein has product MPSLKGSKTYENLKYAFAGESQANRRYLYFAAKADVEGYNDVAAVFRSTAEGETGHAHGHLEYMEAVGDPATGLPIGSTADNLKAAIAGETHEYTDMYPGMAKTAREEGFDEIADWFETLAKAERSHANRFQKALDTLGS; this is encoded by the coding sequence ATGCCCAGCCTGAAAGGTTCCAAAACCTACGAAAACCTGAAGTACGCCTTCGCCGGTGAATCCCAGGCCAACCGCCGTTATCTGTATTTCGCGGCCAAGGCCGACGTGGAGGGCTACAACGACGTGGCCGCCGTGTTCCGCTCCACCGCAGAAGGCGAAACCGGCCATGCCCATGGCCATCTGGAGTACATGGAAGCGGTGGGTGACCCCGCCACCGGCCTGCCCATTGGCTCCACCGCCGACAACCTGAAGGCGGCCATCGCGGGCGAGACCCATGAGTACACCGACATGTACCCCGGCATGGCCAAGACCGCCCGTGAGGAAGGCTTCGACGAAATCGCCGACTGGTTCGAAACCCTGGCGAAAGCCGAGCGTTCCCACGCCAACCGGTTCCAGAAGGCCCTCGACACCCTGGGCTCCTGA
- a CDS encoding CBS domain-containing protein: MLSEFHPLPRHRLDAGAGLVRSDRHAYQQTRLTDPALMVMTDLRVVPPVTIGPDVSLEEAHQHMMQRGVRLLFVVDGEDHLLGLITATDILGEKPLQHIERHGGRREDIRVRDIMTPHDELDALSLADVLRARVGDVVATLQACGRQHALVVERLESSGWQQVRGIFSSTQIARQVGMPIPLARRAETFAELEAALGK; the protein is encoded by the coding sequence ATGCTCAGCGAATTCCATCCGCTTCCCCGCCACCGGCTGGATGCCGGGGCGGGACTGGTGCGCAGTGACCGCCACGCCTATCAGCAGACGCGACTGACCGACCCCGCCCTCATGGTCATGACCGATCTGCGGGTGGTGCCGCCGGTCACCATTGGGCCCGACGTCTCCCTGGAAGAGGCCCACCAGCACATGATGCAGCGGGGCGTGCGTCTGCTTTTCGTGGTGGACGGGGAGGATCACCTCCTGGGACTCATCACCGCCACCGACATCCTCGGCGAAAAACCCCTGCAGCACATCGAACGCCATGGCGGCAGGCGGGAGGACATCCGCGTCCGGGACATCATGACCCCCCACGACGAGCTCGATGCGTTAAGCCTTGCCGACGTCCTCCGCGCCCGGGTGGGGGACGTGGTGGCCACCCTGCAGGCCTGCGGGCGCCAGCACGCCTTGGTGGTGGAGCGTCTGGAATCGAGCGGCTGGCAGCAGGTGCGGGGGATTTTCTCCTCCACCCAGATCGCCCGCCAGGTGGGCATGCCCATTCCCCTCGCTCGGCGGGCGGAAACCTTCGCCGAGCTGGAAGCGGCGCTGGGGAAATAA
- a CDS encoding RNA pyrophosphohydrolase yields the protein MIDRDGYRPNVGIILANAKDEVFWGKRIREHAWQFPQGGIRRGETPEQAMYRELYEEVGLRPEHVRILGRTRDWLRYEVPTQWVRREWRGTYKGQKQIWFLLRLIGRDCDVSLRATEHPEFDAWRWHDYWVPLDSVIEFKREVYRLALTELAPYLQRDKPRPRRYPGPAKAGL from the coding sequence ATGATCGACCGTGACGGCTATCGCCCGAACGTCGGCATCATCCTGGCCAACGCCAAAGACGAGGTCTTCTGGGGCAAGCGCATCCGGGAACACGCCTGGCAGTTTCCCCAGGGCGGCATCCGCCGGGGGGAAACCCCGGAGCAGGCCATGTACCGCGAGCTTTACGAGGAGGTCGGCCTGCGTCCAGAGCATGTCCGCATCCTGGGCCGGACCCGCGACTGGCTGCGCTACGAGGTGCCGACCCAATGGGTACGCCGCGAATGGCGCGGCACCTACAAGGGGCAAAAACAAATCTGGTTTTTGCTGCGACTGATCGGACGGGACTGCGATGTCTCCCTGCGCGCCACCGAGCACCCGGAATTCGATGCCTGGCGCTGGCACGACTACTGGGTGCCACTGGACAGCGTGATCGAGTTCAAGCGGGAGGTCTATCGCCTGGCGCTCACTGAGCTTGCCCCCTATCTCCAGCGGGACAAGCCGCGGCCGCGTCGGTACCCGGGGCCGGCCAAAGCCGGCCTTTGA
- a CDS encoding ribonuclease Z (member of metallo-beta-lactamase family; the purified enzyme from Escherichia coli forms dimeric zinc phosphodiesterase; in Bacillus subtilis this protein is a 3'-tRNA processing endoribonuclease and is essential while in Escherichia coli it is not; associates with two zinc ions) gives MRPLFHPQLVNDPFGDPALYIDCLFERRALLFDLGEIRVLAPRKLMRLSHVFVSHAHMDHFMGFDWLLRIVLARDRDLHLFGPPGFIAQVEHKLAAYTWNLVHNYATPLTLHVTEVEPGKSARRATFRCRNAFRRENETALPPSDVLLAEPLFRVRATLLDHRTPCLAFALEESLHVNVWKNRLLEQGLAPGPWLAVAKRAAIEGRPDDSPISAQGTDGRIHTLPLGVLRQEVFRVVPGQKIAYVTDAVYHGDNAERIIALARGADWLFIESPFLDEKAERARERCHLTARQAGELARAAGVKQVIPFHFSPIYRGKEDLLRAELEGAFRGEGA, from the coding sequence ATGCGTCCCCTCTTCCATCCCCAGTTGGTGAACGATCCCTTCGGGGATCCGGCGCTCTACATCGACTGCCTCTTCGAGCGCCGCGCCCTGCTCTTCGATCTGGGCGAGATCCGGGTGCTTGCCCCCCGCAAGCTGATGCGGCTGTCCCACGTCTTCGTCTCCCATGCCCACATGGACCATTTCATGGGCTTCGACTGGCTGCTGCGCATTGTGCTGGCACGGGACCGGGACCTGCATCTCTTCGGCCCGCCCGGTTTCATTGCCCAGGTGGAACACAAGCTCGCCGCCTACACCTGGAACCTGGTGCACAACTACGCCACGCCGCTGACCCTCCACGTCACCGAGGTGGAGCCGGGCAAAAGCGCCCGCCGCGCCACCTTCCGCTGCCGGAATGCCTTCCGGCGGGAGAACGAAACGGCGCTTCCCCCCTCCGACGTGCTCCTTGCCGAGCCCCTCTTTCGCGTGCGCGCCACCCTCCTCGATCACCGCACGCCCTGTCTTGCCTTCGCCCTGGAGGAAAGCCTCCACGTCAACGTCTGGAAAAACCGGCTGCTTGAGCAAGGGCTCGCCCCGGGACCGTGGCTGGCCGTAGCCAAACGGGCCGCCATCGAGGGCAGGCCGGATGACAGCCCCATTTCCGCCCAGGGGACGGACGGCCGCATCCACACCCTGCCCCTTGGTGTGCTGCGGCAGGAGGTCTTCCGCGTGGTACCGGGCCAGAAAATCGCTTACGTGACCGATGCCGTGTATCACGGCGACAACGCCGAGCGCATCATCGCCCTCGCCCGGGGAGCCGACTGGCTCTTCATCGAAAGCCCCTTCCTCGACGAGAAGGCAGAACGCGCCAGAGAGCGCTGTCACCTCACCGCCCGCCAGGCGGGGGAACTGGCGCGGGCGGCGGGTGTGAAACAGGTGATCCCCTTCCACTTCTCCCCCATCTATCGCGGCAAGGAGGATCTGCTGCGGGCGGAGCTGGAAGGCGCCTTCCGCGGCGAAGGCGCCTGA
- a CDS encoding glycosyltransferase family 39 protein: MTGGKEVKAVSDFGRFLPAAFVFAFAFKLILAAVAPMSGDEAYFLIWGRHPDLGFYDHPPMVGWLASLLLLFSDAEWWVRLPAVLASLLVAWGIYRLLRDTDEEKAALAALLYLAAPVSLFNVLLTTDTPLIVASFFSAAFLWRGEQSGVRAHYVWAGVWLGLAFLSKYFAALLLLAYGLLWLTGPRDARRNRNFLWLLLATLPFLALSLYWNATHCWANIMFNVFNRHGDAGFAPSRPLLYAAALVYLLTPPLLLDLFRSRSQPVDSPSRFFGLLFGVPYGVFAVLSLVKVIGLHWLLSFYAFFFLFAAWRLDAARLRRALRFMVGLSGVHLLLIVLFALLPLETFQRWSKYDGMVLMLRPQLILAELNPFADRYVFATDGYSASAIMSYHARREFIVFGEASSHARHDDIMTDFRALDGKNILILLKKEPEFDKFGPYFRSVTFQDFTVAGARFYLVLGQGFDYARYRQQVLRAVKEKYYAIPRFLPMARCYFCERYFPAEACRR; the protein is encoded by the coding sequence ATGACGGGCGGAAAAGAGGTGAAGGCGGTGAGCGATTTCGGGCGGTTTTTACCCGCTGCCTTCGTTTTCGCTTTCGCCTTCAAGCTGATCCTTGCCGCCGTCGCCCCCATGTCGGGGGACGAAGCTTATTTCCTCATCTGGGGCCGGCATCCCGATCTGGGCTTCTACGACCATCCCCCCATGGTGGGATGGCTCGCCTCCCTGCTCCTTCTGTTTTCGGATGCCGAGTGGTGGGTGCGGCTGCCGGCGGTGCTGGCTTCGCTTTTGGTGGCCTGGGGCATTTACCGGTTGCTGCGCGACACCGACGAGGAGAAAGCCGCGCTGGCCGCGCTCCTCTACCTCGCCGCGCCGGTGAGCCTGTTCAACGTCCTCCTCACCACCGACACGCCCCTCATCGTTGCCAGCTTCTTTTCCGCGGCCTTCCTCTGGCGCGGCGAGCAGAGCGGGGTACGCGCCCACTACGTATGGGCAGGGGTGTGGCTGGGGCTTGCGTTCCTGTCCAAGTATTTCGCCGCCCTGCTCCTTCTCGCCTACGGGCTCCTTTGGCTCACCGGTCCCCGCGATGCCCGGCGCAACCGGAATTTCCTCTGGCTCCTTCTGGCAACGCTGCCTTTCCTTGCCCTCAGCCTGTACTGGAACGCCACCCATTGCTGGGCGAACATCATGTTCAACGTCTTCAACCGGCATGGCGATGCCGGCTTCGCCCCCTCCCGCCCGCTCCTGTATGCGGCCGCGCTCGTCTATCTTCTGACCCCGCCCCTTCTTCTCGATCTGTTTCGCTCGCGTAGCCAGCCGGTGGATTCCCCGTCACGGTTTTTCGGCTTGCTTTTCGGCGTGCCCTACGGGGTGTTCGCCGTGCTGTCTTTGGTCAAGGTGATCGGCCTGCATTGGCTGCTTTCCTTCTACGCCTTCTTTTTCCTCTTCGCCGCGTGGCGGCTCGATGCGGCACGGCTGCGCCGGGCGTTGCGCTTCATGGTGGGCTTGAGCGGCGTGCATCTGCTCCTCATCGTGCTTTTCGCCCTGCTCCCCCTGGAGACCTTCCAGCGCTGGAGCAAATACGACGGCATGGTGCTCATGCTGCGCCCGCAGCTCATCCTCGCCGAGCTCAACCCCTTCGCCGATCGCTACGTGTTCGCCACCGATGGTTATTCAGCGTCCGCCATCATGTCCTACCATGCCCGCCGTGAGTTCATCGTTTTCGGCGAGGCGTCGAGCCATGCGCGTCATGACGATATCATGACCGATTTCCGCGCCCTCGACGGCAAGAACATCCTCATCCTGCTCAAGAAGGAGCCGGAGTTCGACAAGTTCGGCCCCTACTTCCGCAGTGTGACTTTCCAGGATTTCACCGTGGCCGGGGCACGCTTTTATCTCGTGCTGGGGCAAGGCTTCGACTATGCCCGCTATCGGCAGCAGGTGTTGCGGGCGGTGAAGGAGAAGTATTACGCCATCCCCCGTTTCCTGCCCATGGCGCGCTGTTATTTCTGCGAGCGGTATTTCCCGGCCGAAGCTTGTCGCCGCTAG
- a CDS encoding decaprenyl-phosphate phosphoribosyltransferase: MRAYDLIRLLRPRQWVKNVFVFTGLLFSHAWGDGDLVLRVVGAALAFSFMASAIYVMNDLADREADRRHPVKRHRPLASGAVSVPVALAVAALSATLAAAVAAWVSSTVLWLVAAYCVINLAYSGGLKQVVILDVFLIAAGFMLRILAGTLGVGIAPSQWLLLTGLFLTLFLGFAKRRAEWAALGEGQGSRRVLAHYGPELLDHMLSVAAAGVVMSYSLYTVSPETVARHGTSHLIYTVPLVLYGIFRYIHLLHHRQRGEDPAAELLLDPHMLSTFVAWLALTLWFIA, translated from the coding sequence ATGCGTGCTTACGATCTCATCCGGCTGCTGCGGCCCCGTCAGTGGGTGAAGAACGTTTTCGTCTTCACCGGCCTGTTGTTTTCCCATGCCTGGGGCGATGGGGACCTGGTGCTGCGGGTGGTGGGGGCGGCGCTGGCTTTCAGTTTCATGGCCAGTGCCATCTATGTCATGAACGACCTGGCCGACCGGGAAGCCGACCGCCGCCATCCCGTCAAACGTCACCGGCCCCTGGCGAGTGGTGCAGTGAGTGTGCCGGTAGCCCTCGCTGTGGCGGCGCTTTCGGCCACGCTGGCGGCGGCTGTCGCGGCCTGGGTGTCCTCCACCGTGTTGTGGCTGGTGGCCGCCTACTGCGTGATCAATCTCGCCTACTCCGGCGGTCTCAAGCAGGTGGTGATTCTCGATGTATTCCTCATCGCCGCCGGCTTCATGTTGCGTATCCTCGCCGGGACGTTGGGCGTGGGCATTGCGCCTTCCCAGTGGCTATTGCTCACCGGGCTTTTCCTCACCCTGTTTCTCGGTTTCGCCAAGCGGCGGGCGGAATGGGCGGCCTTAGGCGAAGGGCAGGGCAGCCGCAGGGTGCTGGCGCATTATGGACCGGAGCTTCTGGATCACATGCTGTCGGTGGCGGCGGCCGGCGTGGTGATGAGCTACAGCCTCTACACCGTGAGTCCGGAGACCGTCGCGCGCCACGGCACAAGCCACCTCATCTACACCGTTCCCCTCGTGCTCTACGGCATCTTCCGCTACATCCACCTGCTGCATCACCGCCAGCGTGGCGAGGACCCCGCCGCGGAGCTTCTCCTCGACCCCCACATGCTTTCCACCTTCGTCGCCTGGCTGGCCCTCACCCTCTGGTTCATTGCGTAG